The proteins below are encoded in one region of Paenibacillus sp. YYML68:
- the thiE gene encoding thiamine phosphate synthase translates to MKHQLEEALAVYLVLDLGEFEGRSALDTARAAIEGGVTIVQLREKKAQLRDVLQAGRAIRELCREQGVLFVVNDRVDVALLLEADGVHVGQDDLPALEARRLLGPDAIIGVSAGTMEEAEWAVAQGADYLGVGAIYSTLTKSDAGAPIGTGLLQELKQRWPQLPMVGIGGVDADNAAAVIESGADGVAVVSAITKQQDARAAAERLAEAVRSAASQNARSHS, encoded by the coding sequence ATGAAGCACCAATTGGAGGAAGCACTGGCTGTCTATCTGGTGCTCGATCTGGGCGAATTCGAAGGCCGCAGTGCGCTCGATACAGCGAGGGCTGCCATTGAGGGCGGCGTGACCATCGTGCAGCTCAGAGAAAAGAAGGCGCAGCTGCGCGACGTGCTGCAGGCCGGTCGAGCGATTCGCGAGCTGTGCCGGGAGCAAGGCGTGCTGTTCGTCGTCAACGATCGCGTTGACGTTGCGCTGCTGCTGGAGGCCGACGGCGTCCACGTCGGACAAGATGATCTGCCCGCGCTGGAAGCACGTCGCCTGCTCGGACCGGACGCGATCATCGGCGTATCGGCGGGCACGATGGAGGAGGCGGAGTGGGCGGTCGCTCAAGGAGCCGATTACTTGGGCGTCGGTGCGATCTACTCGACGCTGACGAAGTCGGATGCCGGGGCACCGATCGGCACCGGCCTGCTTCAGGAGCTGAAGCAGCGCTGGCCGCAGCTGCCGATGGTTGGCATCGGCGGCGTCGATGCCGACAACGCGGCCGCCGTTATCGAGAGCGGCGCGGACGGTGTCGCGGTCGTCTCTGCGATTACGAAGCAGCAGGACGCAAGAGCCGCTGCAGAGAGGCTCGCTGAGGCGGTGCGTAGCGCCGCTTCACAGAACGCACGCTCTCATTCATGA
- a CDS encoding CoA-binding protein: protein MAFENPSRDRIKEILAGARNVAVVGLSDKPDRVSYMVAEAMQAKGYRIIPVNPMVTGTILGEVCYASLTDIPEPVDIVNVFRRSEQVVPVAEESVKIGAKTFWLQQGIFNEEAADIAQAAGLEVIMDRCIKVEDAILLPGGR from the coding sequence ATGGCGTTCGAGAATCCTTCTCGGGATCGAATTAAAGAAATATTAGCAGGCGCCCGCAACGTAGCGGTCGTCGGCTTGTCCGACAAGCCGGACCGTGTATCGTACATGGTCGCTGAGGCGATGCAGGCGAAGGGCTACCGGATCATCCCTGTTAATCCGATGGTTACAGGCACGATTCTCGGCGAGGTGTGCTACGCATCATTGACCGATATTCCGGAGCCCGTCGATATTGTCAACGTCTTCCGCCGTAGCGAACAGGTCGTGCCTGTCGCAGAGGAGTCGGTGAAGATCGGGGCCAAGACGTTCTGGCTGCAGCAAGGTATCTTCAACGAAGAGGCGGCGGACATCGCGCAGGCAGCCGGACTGGAAGTAATTATGGATCGTTGCATTAAGGTCGAGGATGCCATATTGCTGCCTGGAGGAAGGTAA
- a CDS encoding C39 family peptidase, whose product MAILWKGMQVTLAFFLIAGLLFAGGVFAVLLYAKISDQDDWVRPTVYELTSRLAEAELALKAKAAVTGVEGSEVAPEPAEAAANGGVAAPAPQAAPAQPAPVTVMLDAPIVRQLPELPSGCEITSLTMLLNYKGIAVTKLEMAAQMKRDTTPLRYNKDGSVGYWGNPNTGFVGDPTGKSRGFGIYHTALFPQLKSHIPTAVDLTRKPFSKLEEQLRNGIPSVVWTTIDYKLPSKWVVWDTPLGPIQTTFMEHAVLLVGYDEQFVYVNDPLSGESKKQIDKQQFKKVWDAMGRQAISYTNG is encoded by the coding sequence GTGGCCATTCTATGGAAGGGAATGCAGGTCACGCTTGCTTTCTTCTTGATTGCAGGCTTGCTGTTTGCCGGCGGTGTGTTCGCAGTGCTGTTATATGCCAAAATATCGGATCAGGACGATTGGGTGCGTCCTACTGTATATGAGCTGACCAGCAGGCTGGCCGAAGCGGAGCTTGCCTTGAAGGCCAAGGCCGCTGTAACAGGCGTAGAAGGTAGTGAGGTTGCTCCTGAGCCCGCCGAGGCTGCTGCTAACGGCGGCGTCGCCGCCCCTGCGCCGCAGGCTGCTCCTGCCCAGCCCGCTCCTGTCACCGTCATGCTCGATGCGCCGATCGTTCGGCAGCTGCCTGAGCTGCCTTCCGGCTGTGAGATTACGAGTCTGACTATGCTGTTGAACTACAAGGGTATCGCGGTGACGAAGCTGGAGATGGCGGCGCAGATGAAGCGTGACACGACACCGCTTCGATATAATAAGGATGGTTCGGTCGGCTATTGGGGCAACCCCAATACGGGCTTCGTAGGCGATCCGACTGGCAAGTCTCGAGGCTTCGGCATCTACCATACCGCCTTGTTCCCGCAGCTGAAGTCGCATATTCCGACCGCTGTAGACTTGACTCGCAAGCCGTTCTCGAAGCTGGAGGAGCAGCTGCGTAATGGTATTCCGTCCGTCGTATGGACGACGATTGATTACAAGCTGCCGAGCAAGTGGGTCGTCTGGGACACGCCGCTTGGCCCGATTCAGACGACGTTCATGGAGCATGCAGTGCTGCTCGTCGGCTATGATGAGCAGTTCGTGTATGTGAACGACCCGCTGTCGGGCGAGAGCAAGAAGCAGATCGATAAGCAGCAGTTCAAGAAGGTATGGGACGCGATGGGGCGGCAGGCGATTTCTTATACGAATGGGTAA
- the aroA gene encoding 3-phosphoshikimate 1-carboxyvinyltransferase — MKAIVKPTPRLEGTINALSSKNYTTRYLLISALADGVSTVYFPAHSEDSDAMRRCIRDLGAEIEEDEEKMVIRGFGRNPKQVSELNVGNAGAVLRFLMSVAAFLPEVTFVNKYPESLGKRPHDDLIETLGQMDVQVEHNAGKLPITIRGGSPKGGKLTVSGNISSQFLSSLLFVAPLLEEDTEITVLHDLKSKIIVGQTLEVIAQAGIQIEASEDLMHYKIPGGQAYKPQEYVVQGDYPGSAAILAAAAVTNSDVTVLRLAEQSRQGERACVDVLRAMGVDLTHENDIVHVRGNQTLKAGEFDGDHFTDAVLAMVAAAVFAEGTSRFYNVENLRYKECDRITDYLNELRKAGADVEERQSEIIVHGRPQGVTGGVEINAHFDHRVIMALTVVGLRSEQGLVINDAHHVAKSYPQYFDHLLSLGAQIELVKE; from the coding sequence ATGAAAGCTATTGTTAAGCCGACGCCGCGCCTGGAGGGGACGATTAATGCACTGTCCTCCAAAAATTACACGACCCGCTACCTGCTCATCAGCGCACTTGCCGACGGAGTAAGCACCGTATATTTCCCGGCGCACAGCGAGGATAGCGATGCCATGCGCCGCTGTATCCGCGATCTTGGAGCTGAGATCGAGGAGGATGAGGAGAAGATGGTCATCCGCGGCTTCGGCCGCAATCCGAAGCAGGTGAGCGAGCTGAACGTCGGCAATGCGGGAGCGGTGCTTCGTTTCCTCATGTCGGTCGCTGCCTTCCTGCCGGAGGTTACGTTCGTGAACAAGTACCCCGAGTCGCTCGGCAAGCGTCCGCATGACGACCTGATCGAGACGCTCGGCCAGATGGACGTGCAGGTCGAGCACAATGCAGGCAAGCTGCCGATTACGATTCGCGGTGGAAGCCCGAAGGGCGGCAAGCTGACTGTATCCGGTAACATCAGCTCGCAGTTCCTGAGCTCGCTCTTGTTCGTCGCTCCGCTGCTGGAGGAAGATACAGAGATTACGGTGCTGCACGATCTGAAGTCGAAGATTATTGTCGGTCAGACGCTGGAGGTCATCGCCCAAGCAGGTATTCAGATCGAGGCATCGGAGGACCTGATGCATTACAAGATTCCGGGCGGTCAAGCGTACAAGCCGCAGGAATATGTGGTACAGGGCGATTATCCGGGCTCTGCGGCGATTCTCGCTGCAGCGGCTGTAACGAACTCGGATGTAACGGTGCTCCGTCTAGCCGAGCAGAGCCGACAGGGCGAGCGCGCCTGCGTCGATGTGCTGCGTGCGATGGGCGTTGATCTGACGCATGAGAACGACATCGTTCACGTTCGCGGCAACCAGACGCTGAAGGCGGGCGAGTTCGACGGCGATCATTTCACGGATGCGGTGCTCGCGATGGTCGCTGCGGCTGTGTTCGCGGAAGGCACATCCCGCTTCTACAACGTCGAGAACCTGCGCTACAAGGAGTGCGACCGCATCACGGATTACTTGAACGAGCTGCGCAAGGCAGGAGCCGATGTAGAGGAGCGCCAGAGCGAAATTATCGTTCACGGTCGTCCGCAAGGTGTGACTGGCGGCGTGGAGATCAACGCTCACTTCGACCACCGCGTCATTATGGCTCTGACGGTCGTCGGTCTGCGCTCGGAGCAAGGACTTGTGATTAACGACGCGCATCATGTGGCGAAGTCGTACCCGCAATATTTCGACCATCTGCTGTCGCTGGGCGCGCAGATTGAGCTCGTCAAGGAATAA
- the crcB gene encoding fluoride efflux transporter CrcB produces MSNIVISDLFAVAIGGSVGAMSRYAVSTMSARRYAGAALPVGTLLVNLLGSFLLGLLWGQAELIHEKVYVLLGTGFLGAFTTFSTFKVETEAMLHKGSRRTAAAYIAISYVAGVLLAWLGYMLSDFAFGL; encoded by the coding sequence ATGTCGAATATCGTAATAAGTGACCTGTTTGCGGTCGCTATCGGCGGTAGTGTCGGGGCGATGAGCCGTTATGCGGTCAGCACGATGTCAGCCAGACGGTACGCCGGTGCGGCCCTCCCGGTTGGCACGCTGCTCGTGAACCTGCTCGGCTCGTTCCTGCTCGGCTTGCTGTGGGGACAGGCGGAGCTGATCCACGAGAAGGTGTACGTGCTGCTCGGTACCGGGTTCTTGGGAGCATTCACGACGTTCTCCACCTTCAAGGTGGAGACAGAGGCCATGCTGCACAAGGGCAGCCGACGGACCGCAGCTGCATATATCGCAATCAGCTATGTAGCTGGTGTGCTGTTAGCCTGGCTCGGGTACATGCTGAGTGACTTCGCATTCGGACTATGA
- the crcB gene encoding fluoride efflux transporter CrcB — MLWIYIGLAGALGAALRLLLSAALQQAPLFALPWGTLLCNWTGCLLLGIAAYHPALAEHPRLRTAVTTGLIGSFTTFSTFSVELLTLLEAGRLPTAALYMLLSAVGGLLLVRSGRTFQFARWKRGFDD, encoded by the coding sequence TTGCTCTGGATCTATATCGGCCTCGCAGGAGCGCTGGGAGCGGCTCTGCGATTGCTGCTGTCGGCCGCGCTTCAGCAGGCTCCATTGTTCGCACTTCCATGGGGAACGCTGCTGTGCAACTGGACAGGCTGCCTGCTGCTTGGCATCGCGGCCTATCATCCGGCACTTGCCGAGCATCCGAGGCTGCGTACAGCCGTCACGACCGGACTGATCGGGTCGTTCACGACGTTCTCGACGTTCAGCGTCGAGCTGCTTACTCTGCTGGAGGCCGGACGTCTACCGACGGCGGCTCTCTACATGCTGCTTAGTGCGGTGGGCGGATTGCTGCTTGTCCGGTCAGGTAGAACATTCCAATTTGCACGATGGAAAAGGGGTTTCGACGATTGA
- a CDS encoding rhodanese-like domain-containing protein, which translates to METITPAALKERLASGEKLHIIDVREPEETALGIIDGAVNIPLMTIPERLADVSQEGETIIVCRSGARSGRAIEYLQAQGYTNLKNMSGGMLEWEQL; encoded by the coding sequence ATGGAAACGATTACCCCTGCAGCGCTGAAGGAGCGACTAGCAAGCGGAGAGAAGCTGCATATCATCGACGTTCGGGAGCCTGAAGAAACAGCCCTAGGCATCATTGACGGCGCGGTGAACATCCCACTGATGACGATTCCGGAGCGGCTTGCGGACGTGTCCCAGGAAGGCGAGACGATCATCGTATGCCGCAGCGGCGCTCGCAGTGGACGCGCGATCGAATATTTGCAGGCACAAGGCTACACGAACCTGAAGAACATGTCCGGCGGCATGCTGGAGTGGGAGCAGCTGTAG
- a CDS encoding shikimate kinase has translation MDSRGVDVVMNKRNVILIGLMGTGKSTVGIALAERLGYRFVDTDARIEEVSGMSIKDMFAELGEAAFRLQETACINNVLADEAQVVATGGGAVLAEVNRQTMLEGGLVVALRASAETIIQRVREDGNRPLLAGDVEERVRAIMESRKHAYDFAHLSIQTDGLAVEEITDRIEAGWRSLA, from the coding sequence ATGGATTCAAGAGGTGTAGATGTCGTCATGAACAAGCGTAATGTCATATTGATCGGCTTAATGGGCACGGGCAAATCGACCGTAGGCATCGCGCTGGCCGAGCGCCTCGGATACCGCTTCGTGGACACCGATGCGCGTATAGAGGAAGTGAGCGGCATGAGCATTAAGGACATGTTCGCCGAGCTCGGTGAAGCCGCGTTCCGCCTGCAGGAGACGGCATGCATCAATAACGTGCTGGCGGACGAGGCGCAAGTGGTGGCGACGGGGGGCGGCGCTGTGCTGGCCGAGGTGAATCGTCAGACGATGCTGGAGGGCGGCTTAGTCGTAGCGCTGCGAGCATCGGCCGAGACGATTATTCAGCGTGTCCGCGAGGACGGCAATCGACCACTGCTCGCAGGAGATGTCGAAGAACGCGTCCGTGCGATCATGGAGAGCCGCAAGCACGCGTACGATTTCGCACATCTATCCATCCAGACGGATGGACTGGCTGTCGAGGAGATCACAGACCGCATTGAGGCCGGCTGGCGCTCACTTGCCTAG
- the gndA gene encoding NADP-dependent phosphogluconate dehydrogenase, translating to MSKQQIGVVGMAVMGKNLALNIESRGFTVSVFNRSRGKTDELLEEAKGKQLVGTYSIEEFVASLETPRKILIMVQAGAATDDTINQLVPHLEQGDIIIDGGNAYFPDTQRRSKELEAQGFRFIGTGVSGGEEGALKGPAIMPGGQKDAYELVAPILTAISAKVNGDPCCTYIGPDGAGHYVKMVHNGIEYGDMQLICEAYQLLKDVLGVSTQELHEIFADWNRGELDSYLIEITTDIFTKYDEETGKPMVDVILDSAGQKGTGKWTSQSALDLGVPLSIITESVFSRFLSAMKDERIAASKVLSGPSVQPFDGDRAAFIEAVRKALYASKIVSYAQGFAQMRAASEEYNWSLDYGSIAMIFRGGCIIRARFLQNIKDAYDRNPELRNLLLDDYFKNVIESYQDAWRTVIGTAVTRGVPVPAFSSALAYYDSYRTERLPANLLQAQRDYFGAHTFKRVDKEGTFHYQWFEK from the coding sequence ATGTCTAAACAGCAAATTGGCGTAGTCGGTATGGCGGTCATGGGTAAAAACTTGGCCCTCAACATCGAAAGCCGCGGCTTCACCGTGTCCGTGTTCAACCGTTCGCGCGGCAAAACAGACGAGCTGCTCGAGGAAGCAAAGGGTAAGCAGCTGGTCGGTACATACAGCATCGAAGAATTCGTCGCTTCCTTGGAGACGCCTCGCAAAATCTTAATCATGGTGCAGGCAGGCGCAGCGACTGACGATACGATTAACCAGCTCGTGCCGCATCTGGAGCAGGGCGACATCATCATTGACGGCGGCAACGCCTACTTCCCTGACACACAGCGTCGCAGTAAGGAGCTCGAGGCACAAGGCTTCCGCTTCATCGGAACAGGCGTATCCGGCGGTGAAGAGGGCGCGCTCAAAGGTCCTGCGATTATGCCGGGCGGCCAGAAGGACGCTTACGAGCTCGTCGCTCCAATCTTGACAGCGATCTCCGCGAAGGTGAATGGTGACCCATGCTGCACGTACATCGGACCGGACGGTGCGGGCCATTACGTGAAGATGGTGCACAACGGCATCGAGTACGGCGACATGCAGCTCATTTGCGAAGCGTACCAGCTGCTGAAGGACGTGCTTGGCGTCAGCACGCAGGAGCTTCATGAGATATTCGCGGATTGGAACCGCGGGGAGCTGGACAGCTACCTGATCGAGATTACAACGGATATTTTCACTAAATATGATGAAGAAACCGGCAAGCCGATGGTGGATGTGATCCTCGACTCTGCCGGTCAGAAGGGTACAGGCAAGTGGACGAGCCAGAGCGCGCTTGATCTGGGCGTTCCATTGTCCATTATTACAGAATCCGTCTTCTCGCGCTTCCTGTCGGCGATGAAGGATGAGCGTATCGCGGCGAGCAAGGTGCTGAGCGGTCCGAGCGTACAGCCGTTCGACGGCGACCGTGCGGCGTTCATCGAGGCAGTACGCAAGGCACTGTATGCGAGTAAAATTGTGTCTTACGCGCAAGGCTTCGCGCAGATGCGTGCAGCGAGCGAGGAGTACAACTGGAGCCTCGACTACGGCAGCATTGCAATGATCTTCCGCGGCGGCTGCATCATCCGCGCCCGCTTCCTGCAGAACATCAAGGATGCGTATGATCGCAATCCGGAGCTGCGCAACCTGCTGCTTGACGATTACTTCAAGAATGTCATCGAGAGCTACCAGGATGCGTGGAGAACGGTCATCGGTACAGCTGTAACACGCGGTGTGCCAGTTCCAGCGTTCTCGTCGGCGCTTGCGTACTACGACAGCTACCGCACAGAGCGTCTGCCAGCGAACCTGCTTCAGGCGCAGCGCGATTACTTCGGCGCTCACACGTTCAAGCGTGTGGACAAGGAAGGCACGTTCCACTACCAGTGGTTTGAGAAGTAA
- a CDS encoding SDR family oxidoreductase: protein MNLFDLTGKTAVIIGGNSTLGGAMAVGLGGHGADVAIVGRNQEKAQEVAAQVEAAGGRAKCFSADATSADDLKRVLDEVLAWTGRCDVLMNCPGKNSPTPFFELQMDEWDSIMDVNLKSVVLACQIFGKHMVDKGEGGSIINISSVSSEPPLSRVFTYSASKAAVNNVTKFLAREFAPARVRVNAIIPGFFPAEQNRKILSPERVQSIMNHTPMNRFGDAEELQGAAIYLASEKASGFVTGTLLRVDGGFGSMTI from the coding sequence ATGAACTTATTCGATCTCACTGGTAAAACAGCAGTCATTATCGGCGGCAACAGCACGCTCGGCGGCGCGATGGCCGTAGGACTTGGCGGACACGGCGCAGATGTCGCGATCGTCGGCCGTAATCAAGAGAAGGCGCAGGAGGTTGCAGCTCAAGTGGAAGCAGCGGGCGGTCGTGCCAAGTGCTTCTCCGCCGACGCGACCAGCGCCGACGATCTGAAGCGTGTGTTAGATGAGGTACTCGCCTGGACAGGTCGCTGCGACGTGCTCATGAACTGCCCAGGCAAGAACAGCCCGACGCCGTTCTTCGAGCTGCAGATGGACGAGTGGGATTCCATTATGGATGTCAATCTGAAGAGCGTTGTGCTTGCTTGCCAAATTTTTGGGAAGCATATGGTGGACAAGGGCGAGGGCGGCAGCATCATTAACATTTCGTCCGTATCGTCCGAGCCTCCACTGTCCCGTGTGTTCACGTACTCCGCTTCCAAGGCGGCGGTGAACAACGTGACGAAGTTTTTGGCGAGAGAATTCGCGCCTGCCCGCGTGCGTGTTAACGCAATCATTCCGGGCTTCTTCCCGGCGGAGCAGAACCGCAAGATCTTGTCCCCGGAGCGGGTGCAATCGATCATGAACCATACGCCGATGAACCGATTCGGCGACGCCGAGGAGCTGCAAGGTGCGGCGATCTACCTCGCGTCCGAGAAGGCATCCGGCTTCGTAACGGGTACGCTGCTGCGTGTAGATGGCGGCTTCGGCTCGATGACGATCTAA
- a CDS encoding gluconokinase, giving the protein MHKPFIIAADIGTTSAKTLLFNREGRVIASHAVEYPLHTPRPDMAEQDPEQIYQAVLTGIGAVVQKASVLPGQVLCVSFSSAMHSLIAVDESLQPLTPCVTWADNRSVGYVRTLKEELGGLDIYRRTGTPIHPMSPLLKLMWFRDNRPELFAEAYKFIGIKEYVFARLFGECVIDHSLASATGLFNLQQLDWDAGALAACGVRREQLSQPVSTTHVLQGLRPKDAQRLGLSADTPFVVGASDGVLANLGAGAYEPGVYSVTIGTSGAVRGVVREPKTDPQGRLFCYALKEDFWVVGGAINNGGIMFRWVRDQLATAEAEEARRRGMEPYDYLTELAASVPAGSNGLIFLPLLAGERAPYWNANARGVFFGLSLFHEKPHMIRAVLEGVMFRIHSVVRALEETSGATKEIRASGGFAQSPFWLQMLADVLGSPVTIPSTIEGSGMGAALLGMLAVGEIRDFSGIHDWIQVNQTYRSNEQTHQVYGELTDIYTRVYHQLKEEFDLISAFQQKHTQL; this is encoded by the coding sequence GTGCATAAGCCATTCATTATCGCAGCGGACATCGGCACCACGAGTGCGAAGACGCTGCTGTTCAACCGGGAAGGGCGCGTTATCGCCTCCCATGCGGTGGAATACCCGCTGCATACGCCTAGGCCGGATATGGCTGAGCAAGATCCGGAGCAGATCTATCAGGCGGTACTGACAGGCATCGGAGCCGTCGTGCAGAAGGCGTCGGTGCTTCCAGGTCAAGTGCTCTGTGTATCGTTCAGCTCGGCGATGCACAGCCTCATCGCTGTGGACGAGTCGCTGCAGCCGCTGACGCCGTGCGTCACCTGGGCGGACAACCGCAGCGTCGGCTATGTGAGGACGCTGAAGGAGGAGCTTGGCGGTCTCGACATCTACAGACGGACGGGAACGCCGATCCATCCGATGAGTCCGCTGCTGAAGCTGATGTGGTTCCGCGACAATCGTCCGGAGCTGTTCGCTGAGGCTTACAAATTTATCGGCATCAAGGAATACGTGTTCGCCCGCTTGTTCGGTGAATGTGTCATCGACCATTCGCTCGCCAGTGCGACAGGCTTGTTCAATCTACAGCAGCTGGACTGGGATGCCGGGGCGCTTGCGGCTTGCGGCGTTCGTCGCGAGCAGCTGTCACAGCCTGTATCGACGACGCACGTGCTGCAGGGATTGCGCCCCAAGGACGCGCAGCGTCTAGGGCTGTCCGCGGATACGCCGTTCGTCGTCGGCGCCTCGGACGGCGTGCTCGCGAACTTGGGCGCGGGCGCCTATGAGCCTGGCGTCTACTCGGTGACGATCGGCACGAGCGGTGCGGTGCGCGGCGTTGTGCGCGAGCCGAAGACTGACCCGCAGGGTCGTCTGTTCTGCTACGCGCTCAAGGAAGACTTCTGGGTGGTCGGTGGTGCGATCAACAACGGCGGCATCATGTTCCGCTGGGTGCGCGACCAGCTCGCGACCGCAGAGGCCGAGGAAGCCCGTCGCCGCGGCATGGAGCCTTACGATTACTTGACCGAGCTTGCGGCATCTGTGCCGGCCGGCTCGAACGGTCTGATCTTCCTGCCGCTGCTTGCAGGCGAACGTGCGCCGTACTGGAATGCGAATGCACGAGGTGTGTTCTTCGGACTGTCGCTGTTCCACGAGAAGCCGCATATGATTCGCGCTGTGCTCGAGGGTGTCATGTTCCGCATCCATTCTGTCGTGAGGGCGCTCGAGGAGACGAGCGGTGCGACGAAGGAGATTCGGGCGTCCGGAGGCTTCGCGCAATCGCCGTTCTGGCTGCAGATGCTTGCGGACGTGCTCGGCAGTCCGGTGACGATTCCGTCGACGATCGAAGGCTCCGGCATGGGCGCGGCGCTGCTCGGTATGCTGGCGGTCGGGGAGATCCGCGACTTCAGCGGCATCCACGACTGGATTCAAGTGAATCAGACGTACCGCAGCAACGAACAGACGCATCAGGTATACGGCGAGCTTACGGATATATATACCCGCGTATACCACCAGCTGAAGGAGGAGTTCGACCTGATCTCCGCCTTCCAGCAGAAGCACACCCAATTATAG
- a CDS encoding lactate racemase domain-containing protein, whose translation MSVLRTLLQDIPIPDMVRIRQKFDDSKLDNPVAVLQEELKKPGAIDRIQPGQTVAVAVGSRGVAHIADFTKATIDAIKAAGGQPFIVPCMGSHGGATAEGQKDVLHHLGVTEEAMGAPIRSSMEVIEIDQLPNGLPVYVDKYASEADAIIVINRVKPHTAFRGPIESGIMKMIAIGLGKQKGAEACHQLGFKYMAENVPAMARIMLDKLPIVFGVALVENAYDETCMVEVLPAADIEEREVELLEIAKSRLPKILFSQIDVLVIDYIGKNISGDGMDPNVTGRYPTPYAHGGPDVSKMVVLDLTHETKGNANGVGTADFTTQRLVDKTDLAATYANGLTSTVCAPTKIATTLENDYYAIKAAVKTCNILDYTTCRLVRIQDTLLLGEIEISVNLLEEAKAHPDIEVLTEPYALTFNSEGNLR comes from the coding sequence ATGAGCGTACTTAGAACACTATTGCAGGATATTCCGATTCCGGACATGGTCCGTATTCGTCAAAAGTTCGATGACAGCAAGCTTGACAATCCGGTCGCTGTTCTTCAGGAGGAGCTGAAGAAGCCGGGCGCGATCGATCGCATTCAGCCGGGGCAGACCGTAGCAGTTGCAGTAGGAAGCCGCGGCGTGGCGCACATTGCTGACTTCACGAAGGCGACGATCGACGCCATCAAGGCGGCCGGGGGACAGCCGTTCATTGTGCCCTGCATGGGTAGTCACGGCGGCGCGACAGCCGAAGGGCAGAAGGATGTGCTGCACCATCTCGGCGTAACGGAGGAGGCGATGGGTGCGCCGATCCGCTCGTCGATGGAGGTCATCGAGATCGATCAGCTGCCGAACGGGCTGCCGGTGTACGTGGACAAGTACGCGTCCGAGGCTGATGCGATTATCGTCATTAACCGCGTGAAGCCGCATACCGCGTTCCGCGGCCCGATCGAGAGCGGCATCATGAAGATGATCGCGATCGGTCTTGGCAAGCAGAAGGGTGCGGAGGCGTGCCACCAGCTCGGCTTCAAGTATATGGCGGAGAACGTGCCGGCGATGGCGCGCATTATGCTCGACAAGCTGCCGATCGTATTCGGCGTTGCGCTCGTGGAGAACGCGTATGACGAGACATGTATGGTCGAGGTGCTGCCTGCAGCAGACATTGAGGAGCGCGAGGTGGAGCTGCTGGAGATTGCGAAGTCACGTCTTCCGAAGATTTTGTTCAGCCAGATCGACGTACTCGTCATTGATTATATAGGTAAAAACATCAGCGGCGACGGCATGGACCCGAACGTCACCGGCCGCTACCCTACACCGTATGCCCACGGCGGACCGGACGTGTCCAAGATGGTCGTGCTCGACCTGACGCATGAGACGAAGGGTAACGCGAACGGCGTAGGAACGGCCGACTTCACGACGCAGCGTCTTGTCGACAAGACCGACCTCGCGGCGACGTACGCGAACGGCTTGACCTCGACGGTGTGCGCGCCGACGAAGATTGCGACGACACTTGAGAATGACTACTACGCGATCAAGGCCGCAGTGAAAACGTGCAACATTCTCGATTACACAACATGCCGCCTCGTGCGCATTCAAGATACGCTTCTCCTCGGTGAGATCGAGATTTCGGTCAACCTGCTGGAGGAGGCGAAGGCGCACCCGGATATTGAAGTATTGACAGAGCCGTACGCGTTGACGTTCAACAGCGAAGGCAATCTGCGTTAA